In one Rhodococcus sp. B50 genomic region, the following are encoded:
- the lipB gene encoding lipoyl(octanoyl) transferase LipB — protein MSNPSSSARSDSAPVAVARLGTIGYLEAWEKQRELANERADGIGADTLLLLEHPPVYTAGRRTEDGDRPTDGTPVIDVDRGGKITWHGPGQLVGYPIVKLAEPIDVVGYVRRIEQGLIRVCTDMGLTCGRVEGRSGVWLPAELRDGHWLPERKIAAIGIRVQRGVAMHGFSLNCNSALDAFDSIVPCGIRDAGVASLTGELGREVTVDEVIPAVTEAVISALDGRIPVTDCDIDRVTFEQAVGASGIPTTTPEFTTHRF, from the coding sequence ATGAGCAATCCCTCGTCTTCCGCCCGCTCCGACTCGGCTCCCGTCGCCGTCGCGCGTCTCGGAACCATCGGCTATCTCGAGGCCTGGGAGAAGCAGCGCGAACTCGCGAACGAGCGCGCCGACGGCATCGGCGCCGACACCCTGCTGCTGCTCGAACACCCGCCCGTCTACACCGCCGGGCGCCGCACCGAGGACGGTGACCGACCCACCGACGGCACCCCCGTCATCGACGTCGACCGCGGCGGCAAGATCACCTGGCACGGTCCGGGCCAGCTCGTCGGCTACCCCATCGTCAAGCTCGCCGAACCGATCGACGTGGTGGGTTACGTGCGCCGCATCGAGCAGGGCCTGATCCGAGTGTGCACCGACATGGGCCTGACGTGCGGTCGCGTGGAGGGACGGTCCGGCGTGTGGCTTCCCGCCGAACTGCGCGACGGGCACTGGCTTCCCGAACGCAAGATCGCCGCGATCGGCATCCGGGTGCAACGCGGGGTCGCGATGCACGGCTTCTCGCTCAACTGCAATTCGGCGCTCGACGCGTTCGACTCGATCGTCCCGTGCGGTATCCGCGATGCCGGAGTTGCGTCGCTCACCGGCGAACTCGGCCGGGAGGTCACCGTCGACGAGGTGATCCCCGCCGTCACGGAGGCCGTCATCTCTGCGCTCGACGGCCGAATCCCCGTGACCGACTGCGACATCGACCGGGTCACCTTCGAGCAGGCCGTCGGCGCGTCCGGAATTCCCACCACCACCCCGGAATTCACGACGCACCGGTTCTGA
- the sucB gene encoding 2-oxoglutarate dehydrogenase, E2 component, dihydrolipoamide succinyltransferase yields MAFSVQMPALGESVTEGTVTRWLKQEGDTVEVDEPLLEVSTDKVDTEIPSPAAGVLVKIVAQEDDTVEIGGELAVIGDAGEEAGDGSAPAAEEAPAEQAPAEEPAAESAPAQPASSGGSGEGTPVTMPALGESVTEGTVTRWLKAVGDEVAVDEPLLEVSTDKVDTEIPSPVAGILTEISAQEDETVEVGGQLAVIGGDAPAEQSAPAADSAPAVEPTTEPSEEAAPAPSEPAQPASSGGSGEGTPVTMPALGESVTEGTVTRWLKAVGDEVAVDEPLLEVSTDKVDTEIPSPVAGILTEISAQEDETVEVGGQLAVIGSEAPAQQSAPAEEKPAPKQEAPKQEAPKPAAQPQAPKVEQATPAPAPKPVGTATSTPKPAPQEESTPSGATPYVTPLVRKLASQHGVDLSTVQGTGVGGRIRKQDVLAAAEGGKPAAGAEQKAAAPAGPAPGVRPELAKLRGTTQKVNRIRQITAKKTRESLQSTAQLTQTFEVDVTKITQMRAQAKKAFSEREGVNLTFLPFFAKAVVEALRAHPNVNASFDEDKKEITYHAAEHLGIAVDTEQGLLSPVIHNAGDLSLAELARAIADIAERARKGGLKPDELAGGTFTITNIGSQGALFDTPILVPPQAAMLGTGAIVKRPVVVNDETGNESIGVRSMCYLPLTYDHRLIDGADAGRFLKTIKHRLEEGAFESELGL; encoded by the coding sequence ATGGCCTTCTCCGTCCAGATGCCAGCGCTTGGTGAGAGCGTCACCGAGGGAACTGTCACGCGATGGCTCAAGCAGGAAGGAGACACGGTCGAAGTCGACGAGCCCCTGCTCGAAGTCTCCACGGACAAGGTCGACACCGAGATCCCGTCGCCTGCCGCCGGCGTGCTGGTCAAGATCGTCGCCCAGGAGGACGACACGGTCGAGATCGGTGGCGAACTGGCCGTGATCGGTGACGCCGGTGAGGAGGCCGGCGACGGTTCAGCACCCGCCGCCGAAGAGGCACCGGCCGAGCAGGCCCCCGCGGAGGAACCCGCCGCCGAATCCGCTCCCGCGCAGCCCGCATCCTCGGGCGGCAGCGGCGAAGGCACCCCGGTCACCATGCCGGCGCTCGGCGAGTCCGTCACCGAAGGCACCGTCACCCGCTGGCTCAAGGCAGTCGGCGACGAGGTCGCCGTCGACGAGCCGCTCCTCGAGGTCTCCACCGACAAGGTCGACACCGAGATCCCGTCCCCCGTCGCCGGCATCCTCACCGAGATCTCCGCGCAGGAGGACGAGACCGTCGAGGTCGGCGGACAGCTCGCCGTCATCGGCGGTGACGCCCCCGCCGAGCAGTCCGCGCCCGCCGCCGACTCCGCTCCGGCGGTCGAGCCCACCACCGAACCCTCGGAGGAGGCCGCTCCGGCTCCGTCCGAGCCCGCGCAGCCCGCATCCTCGGGCGGTAGCGGCGAAGGCACCCCGGTCACCATGCCGGCGCTCGGCGAGTCCGTCACCGAAGGCACCGTCACCCGCTGGCTCAAGGCAGTCGGCGACGAGGTCGCCGTCGACGAGCCGCTCCTCGAGGTCTCCACCGACAAGGTCGACACCGAGATCCCGTCCCCCGTCGCCGGCATCCTCACCGAGATCTCCGCGCAGGAGGACGAGACCGTCGAGGTCGGCGGACAGCTCGCCGTCATCGGCAGCGAGGCTCCGGCCCAGCAGTCCGCTCCCGCCGAGGAAAAGCCTGCGCCGAAGCAGGAGGCCCCGAAGCAGGAGGCCCCGAAGCCCGCCGCCCAGCCGCAGGCGCCGAAGGTCGAACAGGCCACCCCGGCACCCGCACCGAAGCCCGTCGGTACCGCGACCTCGACTCCGAAGCCCGCGCCGCAGGAGGAGTCCACCCCGAGCGGTGCGACGCCGTACGTCACCCCGCTGGTCCGCAAGCTCGCGTCGCAGCACGGCGTCGACCTGTCCACGGTCCAGGGCACCGGTGTCGGTGGCCGAATCCGCAAGCAGGACGTCCTCGCCGCCGCCGAGGGCGGCAAGCCCGCGGCCGGTGCCGAGCAGAAGGCCGCGGCTCCCGCCGGGCCGGCGCCGGGCGTCCGTCCCGAGCTCGCCAAGCTGCGCGGCACGACGCAGAAGGTCAACCGGATCCGTCAGATCACGGCGAAGAAGACCCGCGAGTCGCTGCAGAGCACTGCGCAGCTCACCCAGACCTTCGAGGTCGACGTCACCAAGATCACCCAGATGCGGGCGCAGGCGAAGAAGGCGTTCTCCGAGCGTGAGGGCGTCAACCTCACCTTCCTGCCGTTCTTCGCGAAGGCCGTCGTCGAGGCGCTGCGGGCGCATCCGAACGTCAACGCCTCCTTCGACGAGGACAAGAAGGAGATCACCTACCACGCCGCCGAGCATCTCGGTATCGCCGTGGACACCGAGCAGGGCCTGCTCTCGCCGGTGATCCACAATGCCGGCGACCTGTCGCTGGCCGAGCTCGCCCGCGCGATCGCCGACATCGCCGAGCGTGCCCGCAAGGGTGGTCTCAAGCCCGACGAGCTCGCCGGTGGCACCTTCACCATCACCAACATCGGTAGCCAGGGCGCGTTGTTCGACACCCCGATCCTTGTGCCGCCGCAGGCCGCGATGCTCGGAACCGGTGCGATCGTCAAGCGTCCCGTCGTCGTGAACGACGAGACCGGCAACGAGTCGATCGGTGTGCGGTCGATGTGCTACCTGCCGCTCACCTACGATCACCGCCTGATCGACGGTGCCGACGCGGGCCGATTCCTCAAGACGATCAAGCATCGTCTCGAGGAGGGCGCGTTCGAGTCCGAACTGGGACTGTAG
- the cobT gene encoding nicotinate-nucleotide--dimethylbenzimidazole phosphoribosyltransferase translates to MTSGSDSPADVDFPRVDLPDLEARVAAEERQRDLTKPAGSLGRLEDLGCWVAACQGEVPPHPFRRPRVVVFAGDHGVARHGVSAYPPEVTAQMVANLSGGGAAVNVLAAAAGAGVRVVDMAVESDTSPEVSAFKIRRSSGSIDREDALTHDETVRAIEAGRTLADREVDEGADLLVAGDMGIGNTTPATVLIATLTSTEPVAAVGRGTGVDDAGWMRKVTAIRDAMWRARPHVRTPVALLRTAGGADFAAMAGFLAQASVRRTPVILDGVVVTAAAMVAEELAPGAARWWVAGHRSAEPAHGIALRHLRLEPIVDLGMRLGEGSGAVTALPVLQGAVAILSQMATFSEAGVSTRDETTPATTD, encoded by the coding sequence GTGACCAGCGGTTCCGATTCCCCCGCCGACGTCGACTTTCCGCGCGTCGACCTGCCCGATCTCGAAGCACGTGTCGCCGCCGAGGAACGTCAGCGGGATCTGACGAAACCCGCCGGGTCACTCGGACGACTCGAGGACCTCGGTTGCTGGGTCGCGGCCTGCCAGGGCGAGGTCCCGCCTCATCCCTTCCGTCGACCGCGGGTCGTGGTCTTCGCCGGCGACCACGGTGTCGCTCGCCATGGGGTCTCGGCCTATCCACCAGAGGTCACCGCGCAGATGGTCGCGAACCTGTCCGGGGGCGGTGCCGCCGTGAACGTGCTCGCCGCAGCCGCCGGGGCAGGCGTGCGGGTAGTCGACATGGCGGTCGAGAGCGATACCTCCCCCGAGGTGTCCGCATTCAAGATCCGGCGCTCGAGCGGCAGCATCGACCGCGAGGACGCGCTGACCCACGACGAGACCGTCCGCGCGATCGAAGCCGGCCGCACACTCGCCGACCGGGAGGTCGACGAGGGCGCCGATCTGCTCGTCGCGGGCGACATGGGGATCGGGAACACCACTCCCGCAACCGTTCTCATCGCCACTCTTACGTCCACCGAGCCCGTCGCCGCGGTCGGTCGCGGCACCGGCGTGGACGACGCGGGATGGATGCGCAAGGTCACGGCCATCCGCGATGCCATGTGGCGGGCGCGGCCCCACGTGCGCACGCCCGTCGCCCTGCTGCGCACCGCAGGTGGAGCCGATTTCGCGGCGATGGCAGGTTTCCTCGCGCAGGCCTCGGTGCGCCGGACGCCGGTGATCCTCGACGGGGTCGTTGTCACGGCCGCCGCGATGGTCGCCGAGGAACTCGCGCCCGGCGCGGCACGCTGGTGGGTGGCCGGCCACCGCTCGGCCGAACCCGCGCACGGCATCGCGCTGCGCCACCTCCGCCTCGAACCGATCGTCGACCTCGGTATGCGCCTCGGTGAAGGGTCGGGTGCCGTCACGGCACTTCCGGTTCTGCAGGGTGCGGTCGCGATCCTCTCGCAGATGGCGACATTCTCCGAAGCGGGCGTCAGCACCCGCGACGAGACCACCCCGGCGACCACCGACTGA
- a CDS encoding leucyl aminopeptidase: MSAPTPDLPELVLAGSVSKRADVLVIGLTSADGSPEILAGDAPVDEAVLGELLDTLVAVGAKGRSEELTRVPAPASLPVASVLAVGLGDADKIDAEQVRRSAGTAARALTGVETVATTLSAVDLGAAAEGFALGAYTYTEFRSEKSAPKEDARPVARVELLVPSTRDRAAKAALTRATVIAEAVATARNFVNTPPSHLFPAEFAERAKALGEAAGLKVEILDEKALEKKGFGGIVGVGKGSSRPPRLVRLSYSSKKRKAPKVALVGKGITFDTGGISIKPAAGMEAMTSDMAGAAAVVATVVLAAKLGVAADVTATVPMAENMPSSTAQRPGDVLTQYGGTTVEVINTDAEGRLILADAIVRACEDDPDYLIDTATLTGAQMVALGTRTPGVMGHDEFRDRVAALSQEVGENGWPMPFPKELRGDLESRVADLANVSPHRWGGMLTAGIFLKEFVAEGVQWAHIDVAGPAFNTGGPFGYVGKGGTGVPVRTMLAVIEDVAANG, from the coding sequence GTGAGTGCACCCACTCCCGATCTTCCCGAACTCGTTCTCGCCGGTTCGGTATCCAAGCGAGCCGATGTACTCGTGATCGGACTGACCTCCGCCGACGGCAGCCCCGAGATCCTCGCGGGTGACGCACCGGTCGACGAAGCGGTTCTCGGTGAACTGCTCGACACCCTCGTCGCCGTGGGCGCGAAGGGCCGCAGCGAAGAACTCACGCGCGTCCCGGCACCTGCGTCGCTGCCCGTGGCGAGCGTGCTCGCCGTCGGTCTCGGTGATGCCGACAAGATCGACGCCGAGCAGGTCCGTCGTTCTGCCGGCACCGCGGCACGCGCGCTGACGGGTGTGGAGACGGTCGCGACCACGCTGTCCGCCGTCGACCTCGGTGCCGCGGCGGAAGGGTTCGCGCTCGGCGCCTACACCTACACCGAGTTCCGGTCGGAGAAGTCCGCGCCGAAAGAGGACGCCCGGCCGGTCGCGCGGGTGGAACTGCTGGTGCCGTCGACCCGCGACCGCGCCGCCAAGGCCGCCCTCACTCGCGCCACCGTGATCGCCGAGGCCGTCGCGACGGCCCGGAATTTCGTGAACACCCCGCCCAGCCACCTGTTCCCGGCCGAGTTCGCCGAGCGGGCGAAGGCACTCGGTGAGGCCGCCGGGCTGAAGGTCGAGATCCTCGACGAGAAGGCACTCGAGAAGAAGGGCTTCGGCGGCATCGTCGGCGTCGGCAAGGGATCGTCGCGTCCCCCGCGTCTCGTGCGCCTGTCCTACTCGTCGAAGAAGCGCAAGGCTCCGAAGGTCGCTCTCGTGGGCAAGGGCATCACCTTCGACACCGGCGGCATCTCCATCAAGCCCGCCGCCGGCATGGAGGCGATGACCTCCGACATGGCCGGTGCCGCCGCAGTGGTCGCGACGGTCGTGCTCGCCGCGAAGCTCGGTGTCGCGGCCGACGTCACCGCCACTGTGCCGATGGCCGAGAACATGCCGTCGTCCACGGCGCAACGGCCGGGCGACGTGCTGACCCAGTACGGCGGAACCACCGTCGAGGTCATCAACACCGATGCCGAGGGTCGCCTGATCCTCGCCGACGCCATCGTGCGCGCGTGCGAGGACGATCCCGACTACCTCATCGACACCGCGACGCTCACCGGCGCCCAGATGGTCGCCCTCGGCACCCGGACCCCGGGCGTCATGGGGCACGACGAGTTCCGCGACCGCGTGGCCGCGCTGTCCCAGGAGGTCGGCGAGAACGGCTGGCCGATGCCGTTCCCGAAGGAACTGCGCGGCGACCTCGAGTCCCGCGTGGCCGACCTCGCGAACGTCTCCCCCCACCGGTGGGGCGGCATGCTCACGGCCGGCATCTTCCTGAAGGAGTTCGTCGCCGAGGGTGTGCAGTGGGCCCACATCGACGTCGCCGGCCCGGCGTTCAACACCGGCGGACCGTTCGGTTACGTCGGCAAGGGCGGCACCGGAGTGCCCGTGCGCACGATGCTCGCTGTGATCGAGGACGTCGCCGCCAACGGATGA
- the gcvT gene encoding glycine cleavage system aminomethyltransferase GcvT, producing the protein MSDEELKQGPIHAVHVELGATFAPFGGWEMPVSYAGTVAEHTAVRESVGLFDVSHLGKALVAGPGAAEFLNTTLTNDLTRIAPGKAQYTLCCTESGGVVDDLIVYYVSDSELFLVPNAANTAAVVEALSAAAPAGVTVTNQHRDHAVFAVQGPKSVDVLEALGLPTDIAYMGFADAEYEGAPVRVCRSGYTGERGFEVLPRWDDAERVFRALLEAVRAQGGQAAGLGARDTLRTEMGYALHGHELSVDISPLQARVGWAVGWKKPQFWGRDALIGEKEAGPARKLWGLRALDRGVLRQDLTVLRDGAEVGRTTSGTFSPTLKIGIALALLDTAAGLEPGDEVSVDVRGRSLRAEVVAPPFVEDHTR; encoded by the coding sequence ATGAGTGACGAGGAACTGAAGCAGGGGCCCATCCACGCCGTGCACGTCGAACTCGGCGCGACCTTCGCTCCGTTCGGCGGCTGGGAGATGCCGGTCTCCTACGCGGGGACGGTCGCCGAGCACACGGCCGTGCGCGAGTCGGTGGGACTGTTCGACGTCAGCCACCTGGGCAAGGCTCTCGTCGCCGGGCCGGGCGCCGCCGAGTTCCTGAACACGACCCTCACCAACGACCTCACTCGGATCGCTCCCGGTAAGGCGCAGTACACGCTGTGTTGCACCGAGAGTGGCGGTGTGGTCGACGACCTGATCGTCTACTACGTCTCCGACAGCGAACTTTTCCTCGTTCCCAACGCGGCCAACACGGCCGCGGTCGTCGAGGCGTTGTCTGCGGCGGCGCCGGCAGGCGTCACTGTGACGAACCAGCATCGAGACCATGCGGTCTTCGCCGTCCAGGGACCGAAGTCCGTCGACGTCCTCGAGGCGCTGGGACTGCCCACCGACATCGCCTATATGGGATTCGCCGACGCCGAATACGAAGGTGCTCCGGTGCGGGTGTGCCGCAGCGGGTACACCGGTGAGCGCGGTTTCGAGGTGCTGCCTCGCTGGGACGACGCGGAGCGCGTCTTTCGTGCCCTGCTCGAGGCCGTCCGCGCCCAGGGCGGGCAGGCCGCCGGTCTCGGTGCCCGCGACACCCTGCGCACCGAGATGGGCTACGCGCTGCACGGGCACGAGCTGTCCGTGGACATCTCGCCGCTCCAGGCGCGGGTCGGTTGGGCCGTGGGCTGGAAGAAGCCTCAGTTCTGGGGCCGCGACGCGCTGATCGGGGAGAAGGAGGCGGGCCCGGCACGGAAGCTGTGGGGTCTGCGGGCACTCGATCGCGGGGTCCTGCGGCAGGATCTGACGGTGCTGCGCGACGGCGCCGAGGTCGGCCGGACCACCTCGGGAACCTTCTCTCCGACCCTCAAGATCGGCATCGCCCTCGCACTCCTCGACACCGCCGCCGGACTCGAACCCGGCGACGAAGTGAGCGTGGACGTGCGCGGACGGTCGCTGCGTGCCGAAGTGGTGGCTCCGCCGTTCGTCGAGGACCACACCAGATAG
- a CDS encoding RDD family protein, with amino-acid sequence MARMTGSWLSGPAAALPKGLEQEQDYPGQLLGLPEHGPGSMVPTIRRVLALVIDWFMAMAIAAGLVGGNPLESPLLSSYTLIIWFVVGVGCVSLFSFTPGQFVAGLQVARVDAPVRVGIVRALARQVLLVFIAPALVTDIDGRGLQDRATGTAVVRSR; translated from the coding sequence ATGGCACGCATGACGGGCAGTTGGCTTTCCGGGCCTGCTGCGGCGCTCCCCAAAGGTCTCGAGCAAGAGCAGGACTATCCCGGGCAGCTGCTCGGACTCCCCGAGCACGGCCCCGGTTCCATGGTGCCCACGATCCGCAGGGTGCTCGCCCTCGTGATCGACTGGTTCATGGCCATGGCGATCGCTGCGGGTCTCGTCGGGGGCAACCCACTCGAGAGTCCGCTGTTGTCGTCGTACACCCTGATCATCTGGTTCGTGGTGGGCGTGGGATGCGTGAGCCTGTTCTCGTTCACGCCGGGGCAGTTCGTCGCCGGTCTGCAGGTGGCGCGGGTGGACGCTCCCGTGCGAGTCGGTATCGTGCGAGCGCTCGCCCGCCAGGTCCTGCTGGTGTTCATCGCTCCGGCGCTCGTCACGGACATCGACGGTCGCGGCCTCCAGGACCGCGCCACCGGCACCGCAGTCGTTCGTTCGCGCTGA
- a CDS encoding adenosylcobinamide-GDP ribazoletransferase has product MVRAWPAGVALALSWLTVLPARGPAEIDRTVAGRAISAAPIAGAVLAAAATAVCLIASTVGAPPLVTGLLGVGALAVGTRGMHVDGLSDTADGLGCYGPPERAREVMHSGGAGPFGVVALIIVLGLQAASFGALADTHAWWAVAFAVFTGRVAVVVACRRGVPAAPGSSFGSLVSGTQDVVPIALWSLSAVVLSVVCLPGPVWAGPLVVVVVLVAAAFFARHCVARFGGLNGDVLGAVSEGTVAAVAVAAASLL; this is encoded by the coding sequence ATGGTCCGCGCCTGGCCGGCCGGGGTCGCGCTGGCCCTGTCGTGGTTGACGGTCCTGCCCGCACGGGGTCCCGCCGAAATCGATCGGACGGTCGCCGGACGCGCAATCTCCGCAGCGCCGATCGCCGGGGCCGTACTCGCCGCCGCAGCCACGGCTGTCTGTCTGATCGCCTCCACCGTCGGTGCCCCACCGCTGGTGACAGGCCTGCTGGGCGTCGGTGCGCTGGCGGTGGGCACCCGGGGGATGCACGTCGACGGACTGAGCGACACCGCCGACGGCCTCGGTTGCTACGGACCTCCCGAGCGGGCGCGTGAGGTGATGCACAGCGGCGGCGCAGGTCCGTTCGGCGTCGTGGCGCTCATCATCGTCCTCGGGCTGCAGGCCGCTTCGTTCGGTGCGCTCGCCGACACTCACGCGTGGTGGGCCGTCGCCTTCGCGGTCTTCACCGGACGCGTCGCGGTGGTCGTGGCGTGCCGGCGCGGGGTGCCCGCCGCGCCCGGCAGCAGCTTCGGCTCGCTCGTGTCGGGCACCCAGGACGTCGTGCCCATCGCGCTGTGGTCGCTGTCGGCCGTGGTGCTGTCGGTCGTGTGCCTGCCCGGCCCGGTCTGGGCCGGGCCGCTCGTCGTGGTGGTGGTGCTGGTCGCGGCGGCGTTCTTCGCACGGCACTGCGTCGCGCGCTTCGGTGGCCTGAACGGGGACGTGCTCGGCGCGGTTTCCGAGGGCACGGTCGCCGCCGTCGCGGTGGCGGCGGCGAGCCTGCTCTGA
- a CDS encoding DUF4191 domain-containing protein — MAKGSKTDKEAKAAAKAARKQASKERRTQLWQAFQIQRKEDKALLPWMIGALVGSIVVFFVVGLIFGIQWFLLPVGILVGVLLAFIIFGRRVQKSVYAKADGQAGAAAWALDNLQGAWRVTQAVAGTTQLDAVHRVIGRPGVILVGEGNAGRVKGLLAQEKKRVARLVGDTPIYEFVVGNDEGQVPLSELQKRLNKLPRNIDTKRMDTIEGRLSALSSKKSGPAMPKGPLPAGAKMRSVQRTMRRR, encoded by the coding sequence ATGGCGAAGGGCAGCAAGACCGACAAGGAAGCGAAGGCCGCGGCGAAGGCCGCACGCAAGCAGGCGTCGAAGGAGCGTCGAACCCAGCTGTGGCAGGCGTTCCAGATCCAGCGCAAGGAGGACAAGGCACTCCTGCCGTGGATGATCGGTGCCCTCGTCGGTTCGATCGTGGTGTTCTTCGTCGTCGGTCTGATCTTCGGCATCCAGTGGTTCCTGCTGCCGGTCGGCATCCTCGTCGGAGTCCTCCTCGCCTTCATCATCTTCGGGCGCCGGGTGCAGAAGAGCGTGTACGCGAAGGCCGACGGTCAGGCCGGTGCGGCCGCGTGGGCGCTCGACAACCTGCAGGGGGCGTGGCGCGTGACCCAGGCGGTTGCGGGCACCACCCAGCTCGACGCCGTGCACCGCGTGATCGGACGCCCGGGCGTGATCCTCGTCGGTGAGGGCAACGCCGGTCGGGTGAAGGGTCTGCTGGCCCAGGAGAAGAAGCGGGTCGCGCGCTTGGTGGGCGACACCCCCATCTACGAGTTCGTCGTCGGCAACGACGAGGGCCAGGTCCCGCTCTCCGAGCTGCAGAAGCGTCTGAACAAGCTGCCCCGCAACATCGACACCAAGCGGATGGACACCATCGAAGGTCGCCTGTCGGCGCTGAGCTCGAAGAAGTCCGGTCCGGCCATGCCCAAGGGCCCGCTTCCCGCCGGCGCGAAGATGCGCAGCGTGCAGCGCACCATGCGTCGCCGCTGA
- the lipA gene encoding lipoyl synthase, with protein MTVAPEGRKLLRIETRNAQTPIERKPNWIKTRAKMGPEYTDLKGLVRREGLHTVCEEAGCPNIYECWEDREATFLIGGEQCTRRCDFCQIDTGKPTALDRDEPRRVAESVRSMGLRYSTITGVARDDLPDGGAWLYAETVKQIHALNPGTGVENLIPDFNGKPDLLAEVFESRPEVLAHNVETVPRIFKRIRPAFRYERSLDVIRQARDFGLVTKSNLILGMGETPEEVTEALHDLHDAGCDIITITQYLRPSPLHHPVERWVKPQEFVDHSETAREIGFAGVMAGPLVRSSYRAGRLYAQAMAHHGRELPADQAHLAEEGTASQEAGAVLARFGN; from the coding sequence GTGACTGTGGCCCCAGAAGGACGCAAGCTGCTGCGGATCGAGACCCGAAACGCGCAGACGCCGATCGAACGCAAACCCAACTGGATCAAGACCCGGGCGAAGATGGGCCCGGAGTACACCGACCTCAAAGGCCTGGTGCGACGCGAAGGTCTGCACACGGTGTGCGAGGAAGCCGGTTGTCCCAACATCTACGAGTGCTGGGAAGACCGCGAGGCGACCTTCCTCATCGGTGGCGAGCAGTGCACCCGGCGCTGCGACTTCTGCCAGATCGACACCGGCAAGCCGACCGCCCTCGACCGCGACGAGCCGCGCCGCGTCGCCGAGTCGGTCCGGTCCATGGGTCTGCGCTACTCCACGATCACCGGCGTCGCCCGCGACGATCTGCCCGACGGCGGTGCGTGGCTGTACGCCGAGACGGTGAAGCAGATCCACGCGCTCAATCCGGGCACCGGCGTCGAGAACCTGATCCCCGACTTCAACGGCAAGCCCGACCTGCTGGCCGAGGTCTTCGAGTCGCGTCCCGAGGTGCTCGCGCACAACGTCGAGACCGTGCCGCGGATCTTCAAGCGCATCCGTCCGGCCTTCCGCTACGAGCGGTCGCTCGACGTGATCCGGCAGGCCCGCGACTTCGGTCTGGTCACCAAGTCCAACCTCATCCTCGGCATGGGCGAGACCCCCGAGGAGGTCACCGAAGCGCTGCACGACCTGCACGACGCCGGGTGCGACATCATCACGATCACCCAGTACCTCCGGCCCTCCCCGCTCCACCATCCGGTCGAGCGCTGGGTCAAGCCGCAGGAGTTCGTCGACCACTCCGAGACCGCCCGCGAGATCGGGTTCGCCGGTGTGATGGCCGGGCCGCTGGTGCGTTCGTCGTACCGCGCAGGCCGCCTGTACGCGCAGGCGATGGCTCACCACGGACGCGAACTGCCCGCCGACCAGGCGCATCTCGCCGAGGAGGGCACAGCTTCCCAAGAAGCCGGCGCGGTTCTCGCGCGCTTCGGCAACTGA
- a CDS encoding branched-chain amino acid aminotransferase: MTGVLEFARVQHPSPSSAERRQEVLSNPGFGQHFTDHMVSITYTDGIGWHDAKVEPYAPISLDPAAMVLHYGQAIFEGLKAYRQADGSIASFRVEANAARMNRSAERIAMPYLPPELFVQSITELVEVDNEWVPAAGGEDSLYLRPFAFATEPALGVRPAKEYKFLVIASPAGAYFPRGVKPVNVWLSREYVRASPGGTGAAKFAGNYAASLVAQAHAAEQGCDQVVWLDAIERKYVEEMGGMNLYFVYGSGADARLVTPELSGSLLPGITRDSLLTLAKDSGLAVEERRISTDEWREKANSGEITEVFACGTAAVITPVGSVKDKDGEFTIADGEPGPITMALRDTLTGIQRGTFADTHGWMTTLRK, from the coding sequence ATGACAGGTGTCCTCGAATTCGCCCGCGTCCAGCATCCTTCACCGAGCTCTGCGGAGCGGCGCCAGGAGGTTCTGTCGAATCCCGGTTTCGGGCAGCACTTCACCGATCACATGGTGTCGATCACCTACACCGACGGGATCGGCTGGCACGACGCGAAGGTCGAGCCGTACGCCCCGATCTCCCTCGATCCGGCCGCGATGGTCCTGCACTACGGTCAGGCGATCTTCGAGGGCCTCAAGGCCTATCGTCAGGCCGACGGCAGCATCGCCTCGTTCCGGGTGGAGGCCAACGCGGCGCGCATGAACCGCTCCGCCGAACGCATCGCAATGCCGTATCTGCCGCCGGAGCTGTTCGTGCAGTCGATCACCGAGCTGGTCGAGGTCGACAACGAGTGGGTTCCGGCCGCGGGCGGCGAGGATTCTCTCTACCTGCGTCCCTTCGCCTTCGCGACCGAGCCGGCTCTCGGCGTGCGGCCCGCGAAGGAGTACAAGTTCCTCGTCATCGCGTCGCCGGCAGGCGCCTACTTCCCGCGCGGCGTGAAGCCCGTCAACGTGTGGCTCTCCCGTGAGTACGTGCGCGCCTCACCGGGCGGCACCGGCGCCGCGAAGTTCGCCGGCAACTACGCTGCGTCGCTCGTCGCGCAGGCGCACGCCGCGGAACAGGGATGTGACCAGGTGGTCTGGCTCGACGCGATCGAGCGCAAGTACGTCGAGGAGATGGGCGGCATGAACCTGTACTTCGTGTACGGGTCCGGTGCCGACGCGCGCCTCGTCACCCCGGAGCTGTCCGGCTCGCTGCTCCCCGGCATCACCCGCGACTCGCTGCTCACCCTCGCCAAGGACTCCGGTCTCGCAGTGGAGGAGCGGCGCATCAGCACCGACGAGTGGCGCGAGAAGGCCAACAGCGGCGAGATCACAGAGGTGTTCGCGTGCGGCACCGCCGCGGTCATCACGCCGGTCGGAAGCGTCAAGGACAAGGACGGAGAGTTCACCATCGCCGACGGTGAGCCCGGCCCGATCACGATGGCCCTGCGCGACACCCTGACGGGCATCCAGCGCGGCACCTTCGCCGACACCCACGGATGGATGACGACACTGCGCAAGTGA